From the Lycorma delicatula isolate Av1 chromosome 4, ASM4794821v1, whole genome shotgun sequence genome, the window CATATTAAAGACTGGTTAAAACGTCAACCTCATCTTCCTCAATTTGATGGTATGTTATCAAATTattcatacttaatttttatttttactaacaaGAATGAAagtgttgatgatatttttgttacatttcatttttatacatgtcattaattaatttctaaaaataattttcatatttcagtaaattttattataataagcctaattgattttattagtttctaactaatttattcaattatgaaACTTTATGGAGTAGGAATGGATTGCCAATTTATTAtgagtataaaaaatgaattaaaaatatgaaaaagggaATATGGGGTTACTATAAGCAAAGGTGGATACTTTAAAATTACTCTGATGCATTtgtcatttttacaaatttttcatgctaaatatgtttttctcacctatgaaataaatattgtctacctatgaaataaattttctattatgagaaatttttttgaaatattactttaaatttaatacaattaaatgtatatactaataaaattatttaacaagatTATGGGGTTACGTAAAAAACATAAACGGTGGAAAGTGTACAACAGAAAACTGCATCTTTACAGAACAGTGAAtgcattcaaataaataacaagagAAATAAGAACATTAGACATGgataagaaattatttcaataaaacaatttcgacaactttcaatttcaacaaaatattaaaatttttataacaaaatattttgatcatcatGTTTGTGCATTTATAGTTTACTGGGTGTATTGTTTAACCCTATCTTAATGGATTGGGGACTGTATGTCTGTCTACTGTTTAAAGTGGTTTACAGTTGGGAGGCCTGTTGAAAGAAGTTTCatactgttttatgtattttatatttgttcatagtaaaacaataatattatttatataacacttatatttattatattttggtagTACTGCATGTTaactgcaaatttaaaaaaaatacttttgtgctTCTATGAAGTCCCTTGAATTTGCTTtacaatatttgtattatttaattaatggtgGAAACCagcttattacaaaaattttctggTTTTCCCCCCAGAACCTAAAAGGCTGCTAAGAACAGGATCTGGTTTGTTAAAGGATTACCCTCAACCTTGCCTAGAATTAGGGTGAGGAAATATCTTACAGAACTATAAACGTTTTAGAAAGACAATTAGTATATTCTtgtgtttaacaattttaaatttgtgcTTGCACTGTTTAAGTGTGTCCAGATAGTGCATCTGGCATTTCacttttttggtatttattataaacattgtgtcaagaataaacataattttaataatccatagtttttaactaatattatgtTTACTAATGAACAAAAAAGGCAGTTTCTGCTGTACTTGGTTAAATCATAGAATTTATGCTTCATAACATACAATAAATCAAATTGTGCATTGAGCAAACTACCTTACTGTTTCAGATGATGGTCGTATAATGACATTTTTGCGTGGgtgtaaattttcattagaaaagacAAAACGAAAGTTGGACATGTACTTTACAATGCGGACAGCTTgtccagaatttttcagtgatcgTGACCCAACACGATTTGAACTTCAAGAAGTTATGAGAATAgcgtaagttttattattaactgtcAACAATTAAAAGTAGATAGTTACAATTACACACCTACtctacaaattttcttaatttttccataaaaattaaaaatgtattaagacttaaatatgaaaagtagattcttgaattacaaaaattacttttcttgcaGTTATGCTAAAAAACTTTCAGAATTAAGGTGATCCTAACTGGTTCTATTAAAATCATGATTAAATAAATGGATGTTAATGTTGTTTACAACATTCATTTCACAGCAATAAATCATGCATGCTTCTGCATACCTATTCTTGAGTGCACTCttagcatatataaataaattgtattcagattgtttcataaataagaggaaatatttataattttacaacctCAGTATTCAATCAAGAGAAAAACTTTTGTATTTGGAGAAACATCAGATGATCTAAGAGAGCATAACCAAGGCAGATAAGAGAGTAGTCTTTCATAGAACACGTACAGTCAGATAATTAATAAGACTTTTTTGCAATCAGATAAGCTCATCATTTCACCAATCATCTGCCCCagtaattgaatattttcttcTAATGAGATGGGATCCTGTTGATCCCATATTTCATTACCCttctgaaaaaaacatttcaaaagaaGAGATAGGCTAGTCTGCCTCAAACATAAGTTAGACATCTTTCTAAAAATTCCTTATTCCAATATTGTCAATTATAAGGCATTCTTGCACTTCTATCTTTCGCCATCACATTTTTCCTCCTTTGACTGATCAGGACCTGCCAACTtccatgcacacacacacacacagacacatacacTCATGTGCCAACACATGCACATATAAATTGTTTAAGAATGCTAGTTATATCCTATATATTATCATATGATTTACTGAAATCAATGTCCACattatatagtttaaatttgCATCCATACTTGCATCTGTATCATGTTCGTATCATGATATGAATGATGTTTTATTTGCAAGAAATGGGTCATTTTATTAACCTGTcgcatttttattcatttagtcTTTTAAATGTAACAACTAATTATGAGGTGTTACAGAGACATCTTAAATATTGGTGGTACTGAAAAGCCTGTTTAGTAAGTCAGCTGCCAGAATGATAGCTAAGGCATCAACCTTTGTAGTTTAGTTTTGAAAAGAGCTACTTGGTTTGAGAGCTTCCAGAAGTGATGATTATAATGGTTAAGCCAGCCCATGAATCTCAAACGTTAAGATCCAGTCAGCCTGAGgttaaaagttgttaaaagatTCTGCTGGGTCATCATCTGGTGGTAAGATCAAGTAGCCTGACCAGAGTGTTCAGCTTTATTATTGGTAACCACTTCTTTATTCTGATTAACGTATGAAGTATTATTGAACAATGTTCtagttatgtaattataatagtttgtcaattttttttaaattaagtattttatttgattaaaatttatttaattctagaaTTGGTTTTGTTCACTGTTAACAGTGCAGATTTCTCTCTTTTGCTATATCCATGGAGAAAAACAGATATTAGGTTATCAAAATTAGTAATGATGACAGCATAAGTAATTATGCTGTAAATAATCTGTAAAGATTATTGCtatatttatcagtaatttttttaattagcttcattttttttataattatgattttgctTTGATTATGGTTTTCATGTCCTTCCACAAATATGCTGGAGTATATTAATTGCATAGATTTGAGTGTATTATCCTTGATTTCCAGttaattatactgttttattatattttcagtcaCATACCACCTTTGCCAGGTCTTACACCAAATGGGCGTAGAGTGATAATTATGCGCGGTGTTGATGCGACAAATATTATTCCAAATGTCGCAGATGGTATGAAAGTTGTTTTAATGATTGGAGATATACGACTAAAAGAAGAATTAGTTGGTGTTGCTGGTGATATATACATTCTTGATGCATCTATTGCTACTCCTGCACATTTTGCCACTCATTTCTCAAAATTTACTCCAGcacttattaaaaagtttttaatttgtgtacaggtaatattttttgcaacctatataaaattgaaaaaaaacaccaaattttatacagacattaagtaatttaaataaatgtaccttaaataaattaaaggcaGCGAGGTCAAATTAAcagataaatactttttttatttctaacttttttaatgattgatgtaaatttttttatttttactttacttttttattaattcttataatttactTCTTAGAAAGAAGTAAAGGAGCTTCTTAGCTTCTTAGTAAGTTTTAAGGAGCTTCTTAGATTTCACTcctttcaaattaaacttttttgctCGTGGCAtagataattttactttcttgtttgcTTTTGGTCATAAACGTTATTTTTTGTTCAAGTTGTAAGTTCATTCTCAGATACTATCCctagtattttttaatgtagagaTGCTGGTATACTGAACAGAATTTTCAGTCACTGACATCTTTTTTACATCCACTGGCTGTTATAACAGGATGATGAT encodes:
- the LOC142322843 gene encoding alpha-tocopherol transfer protein-like, which codes for MTLVQPTPEQQLRIRSELNENVSTRDQDLEHIKDWLKRQPHLPQFDDDGRIMTFLRGCKFSLEKTKRKLDMYFTMRTACPEFFSDRDPTRFELQEVMRIAHIPPLPGLTPNGRRVIIMRGVDATNIIPNVADGMKVVLMIGDIRLKEELVGVAGDIYILDASIATPAHFATHFSKFTPALIKKFLICVQEAYPVKLKEVHVVNVSPIVDTIINFVKPFLKEKIRNRIHVHNELETLYEFVPKDVLPEEYGGYAGPIDKINKQWMDKLLTYQDWFKEQENVKADESKRPGKPKTHDDLFGMEGSFKQLSID